The following nucleotide sequence is from Roseivirga sp. BDSF3-8.
TCATTTTACCAACTTTCATTATATCCGGCCCTGCCCTGAGGCAAGGCACAGGAATCGTACACCATGAGCGAAGAAATACTTAAAGCACTCACTCAGCTATTCGCCATTATTACCAAGCAGGACGGTGGGGTTACCGAGACAGAGCGTAACTTCGTGATCGGCTTTTTCCAGCAGGAGCTGGACCAGGATTCTGTTAAGGAATACCTGGAACTGTACGATAAATACGTAGGATATAACGAGGAAGAAAAAGATGCTTCCGTAAAGAAGGAGCGTAAGCTTACTTCCGTACGTGACTCCGTAAGAACGCTGGGAATCTGTAAAAAGATTAACAAGACCCTCACCCAAAAGCAGAAGGTCGTTGTATTGGTGAAGCTACTGGAGCTGGTGGGCTCCGATGGCAACTACACCTCCCAGCGTATGGAGATCATAGATACCGTCTCCAACGTATTTAAGGTTGGTAAGGAAGAATATAAGCTCATCGAAGGTTTTGTACTTAAAGAAAACAGCGAAGAGCTTCCTTTTGCAGATATTCTCACTGTTTCTAACAGTAGCCAGGCTACCGGAGAGGCCAAACATATGGAGGCTGAGGTAGAAGGCGAGATTATCTTTATGAACGTGCGGAGTGTGGATATGTATTTCGTAAAATACATAGGTCCCCAGGAAGTAATGCTCAACGGCTTTATTATGAAGAGCCGTCAGGTTTACCTCTTCAGCCACGGTAGCACGATCAAAACCCCTCTTGGTTCTGCCCTGTACTACAGCGATCTTATTTCGCAGTTTATCAGTGGCTTTACTGCTCACAATATTTCCTTTAATGCAAATGATCTCGAATTCCGGTTCCCTAACGGGGCCATTGGCCTTCGGGATATCAATATCAGTGAAGGCCCCGGCAGGCTCATTGGTATCATGGGAGCCAGTGGAGCAGGTAAGACCACCCTGCTCAATGTGTTGGCGGGTATTGAAAAGCCGAGTAAAGGTGAGGTACTCATCAATGGCTTCAATGTCCACTCAGAGAAGGATAAAATAGAGGGAGTAGTAGGGTATGTGGCGCAGGATGACCTCCTGATTGAAGAGCTTACCGTGTACCAAAACCTCTACTATAATGCCAAGCTCTGCTTCGCGGACATGAGTGAGGAGGAGCTGGATAAGCGCGTAATGGACGTGCTTACCAGCCTCGGACTTGAGCAGCGCAAAGACCTTAAGGTAGGTAGCGTGCTGGACAAGACTATTTCAGGTGGGCAGCGTAAGCGACTTAATATAGCCCTGGAGCTTATTCGTGAGCCTGCAGTCCTTTTTGTGGATGAGCCAACCTCGGGACTCTCCTCACGTGACTCTGAAAATGTGATTGACCTCCTGAAAGAACTTTCTCTTAAAGGAAAGCTCATTTATGTGGTTATTCACCAGCCCAGCTCAGACATCTATAAGATGTTTGACAAAATGTACCTGCTGGATACCGGCGGCTATCCTGTTTTCTATGGTAATCCTGTGGAAGCGGTTACCTATTTTAAATCCATCACCAACCAGGTAGACCGCGAGCGGGGTCAGTGTCACACCTGTGGTAATGTAAACCCTGAGCAGATATTTAATATCATCGAAGCCAAGGTGGTGGATGAGTACGGGCAGTTGACCAATAAGCGTAAGGTGAACCCCACAAAGTGGCACGAGTTTTATAACCAAAACTTTAATATAAAGCGCGTACCGGAAGTAAAAGAGGTTCCCCCTAAAGCACTTAATATCCCTAACAAGCTGAAGCAAACCCTGATCTTCACTACCAGGGATATGCTCAGTAAGCTCAGTAACCGACAGTACCTGCTTATCAATTTGCTGGAAGCACCTGTCCTGGCTATCATCCTGGCATTCATCATCAGGTACAAGAGTGCACCCGGAGAGGGTGGTTACCTCTTCCGGTTTAATGAAAACATTCCGGCTTTCATGCTCATGTCGATCGTGGTGGCCCTCTTCATGGGGCTGTCAGTCTCTGCTGAAGAGATCATTCGCGACAGGAAAATACTCAGACGTGAAAGCTTCCTCAATCTGAGCTGGAACAGTTATCTGTCTTCCAAGATTGTGATCCTGTTCCTGATGTCCGCCATTCAGACCTTTACCTTTGTGGTGATAGGTCACCTCATACTTGAGATACAGGGCATGACATTTGCCTTCTGGGCTGTTCTCTTTACCGTAAGCTGTTTTGCCAATGTGCTGGGGCTCAATATTTCCAGTGCATTCAATAGCGCCGTTACCGTGTATATTCTCATACCCATGCTGCTCATCCCTCAGATGATACTCAGTGGCTTGCTCTTTAGCTTTGATAAGCTGAATGACACCATCAGTACCCGCGGTAAGGTGCCTATTGTGGCCGACCTTATGGCCAGCCGCTGGGCCTATGAGGCTATGACTGTGTATCAGTATAAGAATAACCCCTATGAATCACCCATATTCACGCTGGAGCAGCGTGAGCGCCAGGCTGATTTCAAGGCTGCTTTCTTTGCCGGCAAGCTTCGCGAAAAGGTGCAGAGTATCATGAATAACCTTGAGGCTGAGGACGACAGCACCCGCAGAGTACTATCTTATGACCTGTACATGCTTCGCAGCGAGTTGCAAAAGGAAAGTTATACCGAAGGCCTGGAAGATCTGGATCTGGAAAAGGACCTGACTCCGGAAACGATGAATGCTGAGACCGAATCAAAATTAAGGCAGTATATAGACGGGCTGGAAGAGCACTACAAAACGCTATTTAACGATGCGGTCTCCAAGAAAGAAAAAATGGTCTACCTGCTAGAGAAGGATTATGATTACAATATCAATGAATTCAAGAACAGGTACTTTAATGAAAGCCTGTCAGATCTGGTGCGTAATGTGAGTGTAAAAGAGCGAATACTGGAATATGACGGCCGGCTGATTCAACAGGTAGATCCGATATTCCTGACGCCTGAAGCCCCGGATCATGCGTTGGATTACCGTGCCCACTTCTTTGCACCTTCCAAGCATCTGTTCGGCAGGTACTTTGATACCTTCGGATTCAATCTGACAGTAATATGGTGCATGACCCTGCTGCTATACGCAATGCTCTATTTCGAAATACTGGATAAGGCACTGGGAGCATTCGGTAAGATCAGATTTAAAAAATAATGCAACTTCCGGTGTCATGTAATAAATACCGGATAGTCGCAGGAAAATACCATTGTCTAACGAAAACCTAATCTCTATTTTTGTTCAGGTTAATTTAGGATGTATGAATAGATTTTATCTCGCTTGCGCCGGTCTGTTTCTGTTTGCCTGTGGCAGCAGTAACACTCCTAACGAACAGGCTCTTCTGGATAGCCTGGATACTGTTGAGGAAGAAGCGCCAATGCTCTCTGATGAGCTTGTTGGTGGTATTTTGCAGCAGATTCCTGCTCCATTGGAGATATCTGTATTAATTAAAGAAGCAGGAGCTAATTATGATAATGCACTGCTTAACGATCCCGAAAAAGCGGCTAATTATAATAGCAACTTTAAAAGGGCGCTGAACCTGGGGGTTTATGGCACGGATCTTGGTTACACGAATATATATGAGCAGAACCAGGATGCAATGTCGTATCTCAATAGTGTGAAAGACCTTGCGGATGGCCTCAGTATCGGACAGTTTTTTGACTTCCGTACGATTAAGCAACTGGCCACCAATAGCAGTAACCTGGACAGTCTGCTCCTGATCACTACCAGGAACTTTAATGATATCAACGGGTACCTGCAGGAACAAAAGCGAAGCAACCTGAGCGTCTTATTGCTCACGGGTGGCTGGCTGGAGGCCATGCATATACTTACTGAGGTGTCTGAAAAAAGCCCTGATAACCGTGAGCTCATGGAGCGTATCGGTGAGCAGAAGATCATTTTGGAAAACATTATGCTGTTGCTCGATAACTATGCAAAAGGTGATCCCCAGATTGCAGAATTAGCTGAAAACATGAAAGGGTTGCAGACGGCGTTCGAAAAAATTCAGATCACTACTATCTACGCCGAACCTACTTCTAAAGTAGTGGACGGTGTGCTGGTAATCGAAGATAATAGCAAGACTACCATAGACATAACTCAGGAGGATGTGGATAATATTAAGAAGGCCACAGATTCAATAAGAAATCTTATCATCGGATAAAAACGCACGGCAGATCTTATGAAAAACCTATTATTTATCATAGCGGCACTCTTTTGCTTTACAGCTTTTTCTTCTTCGGAAGTGAGTGCCCAGTGCAGCAGTGAGCAACTGACGGATGCCTGTATCCCTAAGCTTCAGAATGGCTATACCTTTCTGAAGAGCTACCAGATTGACGGTAAAGACGGAGCTAAGAATAAGGTGGAATACAGCTATGTATTTACCAAAGGCGCTCAGTATATGATCAATATTTGCTCAGAAGGGCAGGGAACTGACGGTATCGTAGTGACGCTCTATGACAGCAACCGTAAAAAGATGGTTTCTAGCCTGGTCAATGGTCAGTATATTTCCGCCATAGCCTATCCCTGCAATAATACAGGTATATACTACATTACCTTTACCTTTGACGACAGTAATAAGTACTGCGGAGGTAGCGTGCTGGGATTCAAACGCTAATTGCCCATATCCGAAAGATGATATATAAAAAGGCTGCCCTTGATAGGGGGCAGCCTTTTCCTATTTCTGGCCTGTTTAGTGGCCTTCTTGCCACTAAGCGTAACTCCTTTCGCCACACGAAACTTTAGCCTCTCCATAGCTCATTTACTAAGCAAATCTTTATATCTACCCATGCATGCTATGATGGTTCTGTAAGGTTGAGTGTAAAGAGGGTTATTTGAGCACGAGCTCCCCGTACCCACTTTCTGTTACTTCGACCGTACCTGGCTGGCCAAGGCAATAGACACTTCCAGTCGACTCTATCGTGCCCCTGATCCGCTTATCAGCTCGCAGAAACATGTCGTTGCTTCCCCGGTGCTGAATTTCCGTCAGGCTTGAGCGCAGATTTTCCGAGTGAAGGATAGCATCATTGAAATAATGATGAGCCGTAAACGTATGTACACTGCCTGAGAGCATAACATTGGCTAGCGAATTATTAAGATAGAAAATATCTTTTCCAGTGATATTCAGGTCTATATCGCCCGTGCCAGCCAGCACCCTGATGTCCAGGCTGTCAGTCAGAAACACCCCTTCCGACCGGATAGAACCCGAGCCTCTTTGCGTTAGCTCTCTTAGTGAGGGGCGGCTTATATGTACAGTAATGTCAGCATACTCTCTTACCCAATTGCAGGAGGTACGGTCGTCTATCCTTAGCACACCTTGTTCTACTTCCAGTGTAATTTCCTCTATTAGTTTCTCGCCAGCCCGCAGACTAACCTTTTGTTCAGTACCGCTGGTTAGGACTACTTCCACCATTCCCCTTACCTCGATAGCAGAAAAGGAGGGGAGTGATACCTCTCTGTCCACTATCTCTCCTCGTTGTTTAAAACAATCAGGCGCGTCGGGGTCGTTGCATGCCGTTACCAGTCCTGCAAGTACAATTATGCAGGATAAAATGTGTCTTCTTATATCCTCCATCCGACGCCGCATTCTACCGCATCGGCATTTGCCAGGTGCGTTTTTAACATGAGGGATGCAAAGCCCCCCTTTCCCCAATAATATTTGAGCCCGTACCGCTGGTATACCGGTTTATCACGATTGTACGGTGCATAAATGTAAAACCCCGCCTGGGTGACAATAGATAGGCGGTTGATCAGCAGTTCATGGCCCGCTATGATTCCTATCCGGCGGTAATCGGGCTTATTCCCCTGCTGTAGCTCGCGGTCCCATCTGATCTCCTCGCGGCTAGCACGGCTGAAGAATCCTTCAATACCTATCTGCAAGGCACTACGCTGACTGGCGCGATAATCTGCATACGTTGTGGCCACCATAAAAGGGTAGCGGGGCAGACCCAGAGGTTCTATTTCCTTCACACCTCCACTTAAAAGTATATTGATGTGCCAGCGCCGATCCGGAATGATCCAGGCCGGCCGGTCTTTATATTCCGGTTCCTTAGCCTCAAGCCGGTAAGCTATACCCGTATTTATTCCCGGTATGTTAATTCCCTTGTTAGGTTTGGAAATGGCCCCGTTAGAAAAATGAGTGAGAGAGACCGAAAGGCTGGACTCCCACTGTGGGTGGAAACGAAAGGCATAGCTAAGGCGGCTTTGTAAAGCAAATGTGAGGGTACTGCCCAGGAGGTTATTCTTATTATTTTCTTCCCGGTCATAGGGCGTGGTATGGTAGCCTGCACCAAAGCCAACGCGCCAGCGCAGGGTATGATCGCTTTTACGTAAGAAATAGACGTCATAAAAACCCAGCAGGCCAACAGACTTGCCCAGCTCTTCGTTTTGATAGTCGAAATAGGTCAGAGAGAGTCCCGCATCCGGATAATTATAGATTGCCTCCCAGTCATTATAACCATAAGTATGCTGGCGAAAATCCAATTGCAGTCCACGGGGGTGACTATCGACGAGGTGGGCCACGCTGGGGGCGTGCTGCATGATGAAACCGTAAAAAGGCTGAATGTCAAGGCTGTGTGTATGCCTGATGGTGTCCTTGGGCTTACTCTCCTGATGCTGGCGGCCCTCCACCTTGCTAAACACAAATAAAAAAAGCAATATTGTACCGGTTGCTATCCGAAAAACGGCTTTTTGGTGATAGGTGACCCGGGGTTTTGCCTCCGCCATACCTGGTGTATCGGTTTTTAATTTGTAAAACTACATTTTTTCATATGGAAATTCGCGACAAACTAGCCATAGTTACGGGCGTAAGTAAGGGAATAGGCCTTGCAGTAGCCAAAGCATTGCTTGACGAAGGGGCCTTTGTGGCCGGATGGAGTCGTAGCAAGCCAGACCTTGCACATGACCGCTTTCATTTTTTTGAAACAGACGTTACCGGTTTCGATCATGTACAAAACAGCTACGAGGCTACCTGTAATCATTTTGGAAAAGACCCGGTAATACTGGTTAATAATGCCGGACTTGGATATAATGGTAAGGTGGAAGAAATCGATATGGAAAAGTGGCATACCATGTTTGATGTGAATGTGCATGGACTCTTCTACTGTACGCGCACGGCTGTACCGGCCATGAAAAAGGCAGGTGAGGCCCATATTATCAATATAGCCTCTATTGCCGGCCTTAACGGAATTGAGGAAATGAGCGGATATGTAG
It contains:
- a CDS encoding ATP-binding cassette domain-containing protein, whose translation is MSEEILKALTQLFAIITKQDGGVTETERNFVIGFFQQELDQDSVKEYLELYDKYVGYNEEEKDASVKKERKLTSVRDSVRTLGICKKINKTLTQKQKVVVLVKLLELVGSDGNYTSQRMEIIDTVSNVFKVGKEEYKLIEGFVLKENSEELPFADILTVSNSSQATGEAKHMEAEVEGEIIFMNVRSVDMYFVKYIGPQEVMLNGFIMKSRQVYLFSHGSTIKTPLGSALYYSDLISQFISGFTAHNISFNANDLEFRFPNGAIGLRDINISEGPGRLIGIMGASGAGKTTLLNVLAGIEKPSKGEVLINGFNVHSEKDKIEGVVGYVAQDDLLIEELTVYQNLYYNAKLCFADMSEEELDKRVMDVLTSLGLEQRKDLKVGSVLDKTISGGQRKRLNIALELIREPAVLFVDEPTSGLSSRDSENVIDLLKELSLKGKLIYVVIHQPSSDIYKMFDKMYLLDTGGYPVFYGNPVEAVTYFKSITNQVDRERGQCHTCGNVNPEQIFNIIEAKVVDEYGQLTNKRKVNPTKWHEFYNQNFNIKRVPEVKEVPPKALNIPNKLKQTLIFTTRDMLSKLSNRQYLLINLLEAPVLAIILAFIIRYKSAPGEGGYLFRFNENIPAFMLMSIVVALFMGLSVSAEEIIRDRKILRRESFLNLSWNSYLSSKIVILFLMSAIQTFTFVVIGHLILEIQGMTFAFWAVLFTVSCFANVLGLNISSAFNSAVTVYILIPMLLIPQMILSGLLFSFDKLNDTISTRGKVPIVADLMASRWAYEAMTVYQYKNNPYESPIFTLEQRERQADFKAAFFAGKLREKVQSIMNNLEAEDDSTRRVLSYDLYMLRSELQKESYTEGLEDLDLEKDLTPETMNAETESKLRQYIDGLEEHYKTLFNDAVSKKEKMVYLLEKDYDYNINEFKNRYFNESLSDLVRNVSVKERILEYDGRLIQQVDPIFLTPEAPDHALDYRAHFFAPSKHLFGRYFDTFGFNLTVIWCMTLLLYAMLYFEILDKALGAFGKIRFKK
- a CDS encoding head GIN domain-containing protein, translating into MEDIRRHILSCIIVLAGLVTACNDPDAPDCFKQRGEIVDREVSLPSFSAIEVRGMVEVVLTSGTEQKVSLRAGEKLIEEITLEVEQGVLRIDDRTSCNWVREYADITVHISRPSLRELTQRGSGSIRSEGVFLTDSLDIRVLAGTGDIDLNITGKDIFYLNNSLANVMLSGSVHTFTAHHYFNDAILHSENLRSSLTEIQHRGSNDMFLRADKRIRGTIESTGSVYCLGQPGTVEVTESGYGELVLK
- a CDS encoding acyloxyacyl hydrolase; this translates as MAEAKPRVTYHQKAVFRIATGTILLFLFVFSKVEGRQHQESKPKDTIRHTHSLDIQPFYGFIMQHAPSVAHLVDSHPRGLQLDFRQHTYGYNDWEAIYNYPDAGLSLTYFDYQNEELGKSVGLLGFYDVYFLRKSDHTLRWRVGFGAGYHTTPYDREENNKNNLLGSTLTFALQSRLSYAFRFHPQWESSLSVSLTHFSNGAISKPNKGINIPGINTGIAYRLEAKEPEYKDRPAWIIPDRRWHINILLSGGVKEIEPLGLPRYPFMVATTYADYRASQRSALQIGIEGFFSRASREEIRWDRELQQGNKPDYRRIGIIAGHELLINRLSIVTQAGFYIYAPYNRDKPVYQRYGLKYYWGKGGFASLMLKTHLANADAVECGVGWRI
- a CDS encoding SDR family oxidoreductase, whose amino-acid sequence is MEIRDKLAIVTGVSKGIGLAVAKALLDEGAFVAGWSRSKPDLAHDRFHFFETDVTGFDHVQNSYEATCNHFGKDPVILVNNAGLGYNGKVEEIDMEKWHTMFDVNVHGLFYCTRTAVPAMKKAGEAHIINIASIAGLNGIEEMSGYVASKHAVRGISHSLMKELRNDGIKVTCVYPGSVETDFFNNITGSSGSSNKMRAEDVATTVVETLRTHPNYLIADVEMRPLQPKK